A part of Lepisosteus oculatus isolate fLepOcu1 chromosome 16, fLepOcu1.hap2, whole genome shotgun sequence genomic DNA contains:
- the znf512b gene encoding zinc finger protein 512B yields the protein MADSSRGRLGHVPSGGIQRRLSKPAGLTATAKKVGREDTKLGTSANEKVEGKKKGRPRAENQELRSIPAAVMASWKEEFKNHSRVKCPSSGCWLEFPSIYGLKYHYQRCQGATIAEKLSHRCPYCEAVFASKIRLEKHKAWNHADKASQEPKVDNKVQKTPVKGNAKKRAAENADAAPGMCKMKKMQEVGQLSQNGDCVVQKADKKHSQATSSEASPKTPGGSESEAGSLPSLFPEEDPERTRHRRKQKTPKKFTGEQPSISGTFGMKGLSKSEDKMKASRARKSDGNIFHEEAIRKLQASTLRKESSTFSAGSPEAQWQHAISERGEIVCPTCSLVSRKTVLGLKKHMEICQKLQDALKCQHCQKQFKSKAGLNYHTMAEHSHKPVVNEGHFQDGQEERERLRRVLKQMGKLKCHNEGCTATFSSLMGYQYHQRRCGKELSDTEKPIFKCEHCGKTYKSKAGHDYHIRCEHTTARDLTSPKEPEPEEHQVAEEPVEDFERTPSGRVRRRSAQVAVFHLQEIAEDELAKDWSKRRMKDDLVPDSKRLNYTRPGLPKFNPKMLESWKNEVKEKGFICCPSNGCEAIYSSVSGLKAHLANCNKGGGAVGKYRCLLCQKEFSSESGVKYHIIKTHSQNWFRAANQVTPHSKRKDQHNGLKKDLKNSTTGKRRGRKPKERLPEMSQKDSERSQSKTSNADSPESTSSANRSLPGPHRETKTPVKKRGKPRKMPPE from the exons ATGGCAGACTCCAGCAGGGGACGGCTAGGCCATGTGCCCTCTGGTGGAATCCAGAGAAGGCTCAGCAAACCGGCAGGCCTGACAGCGACAGCAAAGAAGGTGGGCAGAGAAGACACTAAACTTG GTACATCTGCAAATGAGAAGGTGGAAGGCAAGAAAAAAGGACGCCCCAGAGCTGAAAACCAGGAGCTGAGAAGCATACCT GCTGCTGTGATGGCTTCGTGGAAAGAAGAGTTTAAGAATCACTCCAGAGTAAAATGCCCCAGCTCTGGGTGCTGGCTAGAATTCCCGAGTATTTATGGACTAAAGTACCATTACCAGCGCTGTCAGGGG GCTACGATAGCAGAGAAACTGAGCCATCGGTGTCCTTATTGTGAAGCTGTTTTTGCATCCAAAATCCGCCTGGAGAAGCACAAAGCCTGGAACCATGCTGACAAGGCCTCGCAGGAGCCGAAAGTTGATAACAAAGTGCAGAAAACACCAGTCAAGGGGAATGCTAAGAAAAG GGCTGCAGAAAATGCAGATGCAGCCCCAGGTATGTGTAAAATGAAGAAGATGCAGGAGGTGGGTCAGCTTTCTCAGAATGGGGATTGTGTGGTCCAGAAGGCTGACAAGAAACACTCACAGGCCACTTCCTCTGAGGCATCGCCGAAGACCCCCGGAGGCAGTGAGAGTGAGGCAGGCAGCTTGCCTTCTCTGTTTCCCGAGGAAGACCCTGAGCGAACAAGGCACA GAAGGAAACAGAAAACTCCAAAGAAGTTCACAGGGGAGCAACCCTCCATTTCAGGAACGTTTGGAATGAAAG GACTGAGTAAATCGGAAGACAAAATGAAGGCTTCCAGAGCCAGGAAATCCGATGGAAACATTTTTCATGAAGAAGCGATAAGGAAACTGCAGGCCTCCACTCTGAGAAAAGAATCAAGCACTTTTTCTGCag GGAGCCCGGAAGCACAGTGGCAGCATGCTATTTCAGAGAGAGGTGAGATCGTCTGCCCCACCTGTTCTCTGGTCTCAAGGAAAACAGTCCTCGGCCTCAAGAAACACATGGAAATCTGCCAGAAG CTTCAGGATGCCTTGAAGTGTCAGCACTGTCAGAAGCAGTTTAAGTCCAAAGCGGGTTTGAATTACCATACCATGGCGGAGCACAGTCACAAG CCGGTCGTGAACGAAGGTCACTTTCAGGACGggcaggaagagagagagaggctgcgCCGAGTGCTCAAGCAAATGGGGAAGCTGAAGTGTCACAATGAG GGCTGCACAGCCACTTTCTCAAGTCTCATGGGCTACCAATATCATCAGAGGCGCTGTGGGAAGGAGCTGTCTGACACAGAGAAGCCTATCTTTAAGTGCGAACATTGTGGGAAAACATACAAGTCCAAAGCTGGCCATGACTATCACATTCGATGCGAGCACACAACTGCGAGAGACTTGACA AGCCCAAAGGAGCCGGAGCCAGAGGAGCACCAGGTGGCGGAAGAACCGGTCGAGGACTTTGAGCGGACCCCCAGCGGGAGGGTCCGGCGCCGGTCCGCCCAGGTGGCCGTCTTCCACCTGCAGGAGATAGCCGAGGACGAGCTGGCCAAGGACTGGAGTAAACGCCGCATGAAGGACGACCTGGTCCCCGACAGCAAAAGA CTCAACTATACTCGCCCAGGGCTTCCAAAGTTTAACCCCAAGATGCTTGAAAGCTGGAAGAATGAAGTCAAAGAGAAAGGATTCATTTGCTGCCCCAGCAAT GGCTGTGAAGCTATCTACTCAAGCGTTTCAGGACTTAAAGCCCACTTAGCAAACTGTAATAAG GGAGGTGGTGCCGTTGGAAAGTATCGATGCTTGCTGTGCCAGAAAGAGTTCAGCTCGGAAAGTGGAGTAAAATACCACATCATTAAAACTCATTCTCAG AACTGGTTCCGGGCGGCCAACCAGGTAACGCCACACAGCAAGAGGAAAGACCAACATAATGGCTTAAAGAAAGACTTAAAGAACAGCACAACTGGAAAGAGGAGAGGACGAAAGCCCAAAGAGAGATTGCCTGAAATGTCACAGAAGGACTCGGAGAGGTCTCAGTCAAAGACTAGCAATGCAGACTCCCCAGAGAGCACTTCTTCTGCAAACAGAAGCCTCCCAGGCCCACACAGGGAAACAAAGACACCTGTAAAGAAAAGAGGGAAACCCAGAAAGATGCCACCTGAGTGA